The window GTGGACAGCCATACTTCCGAATTATGGCAGCAAATTTTATCGATTATTCAAACTAAACTAAGCAAACCGAGTTTTGATACGTGGTTTAAAGCGACGAAAGCATTATCGTTTAGCTCTCAGGCCCTTATCATCTCGGCACCTACAACTTTTGCCGTAGAATGGCTGGAAAGTCGATACACAAAGCTGGTAGGAGCTACAGTTTATGAGGTTACCGGACAACAGGTGGACGTCAAATTTGTGATTGAGGAGAACAAACCCTCAGAGCCTGTAATTCAACAGATGGCGCCTTCGCCAGCAGTATCGCGTGAAGAAGCGCAGACCCATCTGCTTAATCCGAAATATACGTTCGATACGTTCGTAATCGGTTCCGGCAACCGTTTTGCGCATGCAGCCTCGCTGGCTGTGGCCGAAGCGCCGGCCAAAGCTTATAACCCCCTCTTCTTGTACGGCGGCGTGGGACTGGGAAAAACCCACTTAATGCATGCCATCGGGCACTATGTGCTGGAACATAACCCTAACAACAAGGTTATCTACATCTCGTCCGAGAAATTTACGAATGAGTTCATCAATTCCATCCGTGACAACCGCGGCGAAAGCTTCCGCAACAAATACCGCAATGTTGACATTCTGCTAATTGACGATATTCAATTCCTGGCCGGCAAAGAGTCTACGCAGGAGGAATTTTTCCATACGTTTAATGCTCTGCACGAAGAACGCAAGCAAATCATCATCTCCAGTGACCGTCCGCCAAAGGAAATTCCAACACTGGAAGAACGGCTGCGCTCCCGGTTTGAATGGGGACTTATTACCGATATTCAGCCGCCGGATCTGGAGACACGCATAGCCATTCTGCGCAAAAAGGCCAAAGCGGAGAACCTTGACATCCCCAATGAGGCAATGATGTATATCGCTAACCAGATTGATACGAATATCCGTGAGCTGGAAGGCGCGCTAATCCGGGTTGTGGCTTACTCCTCGCTAACCAACCAGGACGTAACCACACATCTGGCAGCCGAGGCACTGAAGGATATTATCCCGTCCAGCCGGCCAAAAATGATCACCATCGGTGATATTCAGCAAAAGGTCGGAGAATACTACAATTTGCGCATGGAAGATTTCAAAGCGCGCAAACGCACCAAAGCCGTCGCTTTTCCGCGGCAAATTGCGATGTATCTCTCGCGTGAACTAACGGATTATTCGCTGCCTAAGATTGGTGAAGCCTTCGGAGGACGCGATCATACAACTGTAATTCATGCCCATGAGAAGATTACACAGTCATTAAAGGTCGATCAGGAGTTGTACAAAGTGGTCAATAATCTTGCGGAGAAAATTAAAAATCCTTCCTAAGAGGAACAAAGAGCCTATACACAATCTATACACATGTGGGTAGGCTTAATTTTATGCTGTTTACGGGAGTTATCCACATAAACGGAGCCCCTACTACTAATACTATTAAAGATCTATAATAATTCATCTTCTAAGAGCAGGTTTCAAAGAGGATAAACGTAAGCCCATTTCCCAACTTTTCAGCTAGGAGTGAAATCATGAAAATAAGCATTCTTAAAAATGAACTCAACGAATCCATCGGGCATGTATCCAAAGCTATCTCCAGCAGAACGACTATTCCGATTCTGACCGGCATTAAGTTTGAAGTCAGCCATCAGGGAGTTACACTAACTGCAAGCGACACGGATATTTCGATTCAATCCTTCATTCCGGCTGAAAATGACAGCCATACGATCGTAAAAGTCGAACAACCCGGTAGCGTAGTGCTTCCTGCCAAATTCTTCGTTGAGATTATCAAGAAGCTTCCCTCCAAAGAAATTCACATGGAAGTCAAGGAAGGCTTCCAAACCTATATCTCCTCCGGATCCACCGAGATTCAAATCGTCGGTCTTGATCCTGAAGAATTTCCTGTTCTGCCGAGCATTGAAGAGAATGAAACGATCTCTCTGCCAGGCGACCTGCTGAAGAATATGATTAAACAGACCGCTTTCTCCATCTCTACCCAAGAAACAACACCGATCCTCACCGGGATCCTGTGGAATTTAAGCGATAATGAATTTAAATTCACGGCGACTGACCGTCACCGCCTGGCTACAAGAGCAGCGCACCTGGAAGGCACAGAAAGTGTACAATTTGCGAATGTCGTAATCGCGGGCAAAACGCTGAATGAACTGAGCAAAATTATTCCGGACCAGAATATGCTGGTAGATATTGTCGTAGCCGATAATCAGGTTCTGTTCAAAATCGATAAAGTGCTGTTCTATTCGCGCATCCTGGACGGCATTTATCCGGATACTTCTAGAATTATTCCGACCAACTACAAAACAGAACTAACGCTCGACACAAAAAAATTAAGCGAATCCATCGACCGTGCTTATTTGCTGTCCCGTGAGGAAAAAACGAATATTGTGCGCATGCAGACTTTGGATAACGGTGATGTTGAGATTTCCTCCAGCTCATCAGAGCTGGGTAAAGTCCGTGAAGAACTGGAAGTCATTGATTTCAAAGGTGAACCGCTAAAAATCTCCTTCAACTCGAAATATATGCTGGATGTGCTGAAGGTTGTCGAAAGCGAACAGCTGGTTATTGCTTTTACGGGCATGATGAGTCCGATCATCTTACGGCCGCTAGATGAGAGCCGCAGCCTGTATGTGATTCTGCCTTACCGCACAACTAACTAACGCCGCTGTTCACGGACCTGTGGATAAGTGGTAGAAAGGATAAAAAACATGAAAAAAATACTTATCCACAGTGGATATATTAAGCTCGACCAATTTCTGAAGCTCTCCGATTGTGTATCCACAGGAGGAATGGCTAAGGCTTTGCTGCAGGAAGGCCATGTGCTCGTTAACGGAGAAAAAGAAGAACGGCGTGGAAGAAAGCTTTACCCGGGTGATAGAATAGAGGTACAGGACAACGGCGTTTTTGAGGTTGAAGGCGGCGGAATAAAAGAGTAGTACTTCGGGGAGGCTTAAGCTTCGTGTTTGTCAAAAATATCGGTCTGCAGCATTATCGCAACTACGGGCTGCTGCGTCTGGAAAACCTGGGCGATGTAAACCTGATTCTTGGCCAGAACGCCCAGGGCAAAACCAACCTTATGGAGGCTCTGTTTGTTCTGGCGATGACGAAAAGCCACCGCACATCCAAGGACAAGGAGCTCATTTCGTTTGATGCTCCAGGAGGATCTGCTCAGATTGTTGCCGAAGTAGAGCGCAAGTACGGGGATTTGAAGCTGGAGCTGACGTTGTCCGCCCAGGGCAAAAAAGCCAGGATCAACGGACTGGAGCAGCGCCGGCTGAGCGAATTTGTCGGCTCACTTAATGTGGTCATGTTTGCTCCGGAAGATTTAGAAATTGTCAAAGGTACGCCGGGTATCCGCCGCCGTTTTCTCGATATGGAGATCGGGCAGGTGCAGCCCAGCTACCTTTTTCACTTACAGCAGTATCAGAAAGTCCTCCTCCAGAGAGGCAATTTGCTGAAGCAGCTATGGGGCAAGGAAGCTGCCGGCAAAGAGCTTTTAGAAATATGGGATGCCCAACTTGTAGAGCATGGTGTTAAAATCGTCAAAAAAAGGAAACAATTCATAAAGAAGCTGCAAATATGGGCAGAAAGCATTCACCGGGGCATTACGAACGGCGGAGAAGAGCTTAAACTGCTGTATGTTCCTTCCTTCGGAGAGCGTGAAGAGGAAGATGAAGCTGTCTTATTGGACAAATTTATGTTAAAGTTATCACAAACGAGAGAACAGGAAATCAGGCGCGGCATGACGCTGACGGGTCCCCATAGGGATGACCTGTCCTTTTTTATCAACGGAAGAGAAGCTCAGGTCTACGGTTCCCAGGGACAGCAGCGTACGACAGCTTTATCGCTCAAGCTGGCGGAAATTGAACTGATCCATGAGGAAATCGGGGAGTATCCTGTGCTGCTTCTTGATGACGTTTTGTCCGAACTTGATCCCTATCGTCAGACCCAGCTTATCGAAACTTTCCAGAGCAAGGTGCAGACCTTCATCACCGCCACTGGTGTGGAGAGTTTAAATGCAGATAAGCTTAAGGACGCAACCCTGTTTCATGTTCATGATGGAAAAGTGGAGAATTAAAGAGCGGAGGCAGAGCATGTATATTCATTTGGGCGGGGAGAAGATTATCAGGTCTTCAGAATTGATTGCTATATTTGATATATCGATTGAGAAATCCTCCAAGGTGTCGAAGCAGTTCATCGTTCATTCGGGCCAGGACAAAAGATTGGAACGAATCGGTGAAGAGGAAGCGAAATCTATCGTCGTCACCAAAAATACGGTATACTACTCCCCCATATCCTCCTCCACTCTCAAAAAAAGAGCCAAAATCTTGTTAGAGATATAGTTTAATCTGGGTTACAAGAGATAATCTGAAAGAAGTAGGTGAAGGCATGTCAATGAATCAACCGACATATGATGAGAGCCAGATTCAGGTGCTTGAGGGGCTGGAAGCTGTTCGGAAACGTCCCGGCATGTACATCGGCTCTACTAGTGCCAAAGGTCTGCATCATTTGGTCTGGGAGGTTGTCGATAATAGTATCGATGAGGCGCTGGCAGGTTTTTGCGACCGGATTCAAGTGATTATACATGAAGATAACAGTGTTACCGTTATTGATAACGGGCGGGGGATTCCTGTCGGCGAGAATGTGAAGCTGAAGAAATCGACGCTTGAAGTTGTAATGACTGTCTTGCATGCAGGCGGTAAGTTCGGC of the Paenibacillus pedocola genome contains:
- the recF gene encoding DNA replication/repair protein RecF (All proteins in this family for which functions are known are DNA-binding proteins that assist the filamentation of RecA onto DNA for the initiation of recombination or recombinational repair.); this translates as MFVKNIGLQHYRNYGLLRLENLGDVNLILGQNAQGKTNLMEALFVLAMTKSHRTSKDKELISFDAPGGSAQIVAEVERKYGDLKLELTLSAQGKKARINGLEQRRLSEFVGSLNVVMFAPEDLEIVKGTPGIRRRFLDMEIGQVQPSYLFHLQQYQKVLLQRGNLLKQLWGKEAAGKELLEIWDAQLVEHGVKIVKKRKQFIKKLQIWAESIHRGITNGGEELKLLYVPSFGEREEEDEAVLLDKFMLKLSQTREQEIRRGMTLTGPHRDDLSFFINGREAQVYGSQGQQRTTALSLKLAEIELIHEEIGEYPVLLLDDVLSELDPYRQTQLIETFQSKVQTFITATGVESLNADKLKDATLFHVHDGKVEN
- the yaaA gene encoding S4 domain-containing protein YaaA, with translation MKKILIHSGYIKLDQFLKLSDCVSTGGMAKALLQEGHVLVNGEKEERRGRKLYPGDRIEVQDNGVFEVEGGGIKE
- the dnaA gene encoding chromosomal replication initiator protein DnaA, with translation MDSHTSELWQQILSIIQTKLSKPSFDTWFKATKALSFSSQALIISAPTTFAVEWLESRYTKLVGATVYEVTGQQVDVKFVIEENKPSEPVIQQMAPSPAVSREEAQTHLLNPKYTFDTFVIGSGNRFAHAASLAVAEAPAKAYNPLFLYGGVGLGKTHLMHAIGHYVLEHNPNNKVIYISSEKFTNEFINSIRDNRGESFRNKYRNVDILLIDDIQFLAGKESTQEEFFHTFNALHEERKQIIISSDRPPKEIPTLEERLRSRFEWGLITDIQPPDLETRIAILRKKAKAENLDIPNEAMMYIANQIDTNIRELEGALIRVVAYSSLTNQDVTTHLAAEALKDIIPSSRPKMITIGDIQQKVGEYYNLRMEDFKARKRTKAVAFPRQIAMYLSRELTDYSLPKIGEAFGGRDHTTVIHAHEKITQSLKVDQELYKVVNNLAEKIKNPS
- the dnaN gene encoding DNA polymerase III subunit beta, with translation MKISILKNELNESIGHVSKAISSRTTIPILTGIKFEVSHQGVTLTASDTDISIQSFIPAENDSHTIVKVEQPGSVVLPAKFFVEIIKKLPSKEIHMEVKEGFQTYISSGSTEIQIVGLDPEEFPVLPSIEENETISLPGDLLKNMIKQTAFSISTQETTPILTGILWNLSDNEFKFTATDRHRLATRAAHLEGTESVQFANVVIAGKTLNELSKIIPDQNMLVDIVVADNQVLFKIDKVLFYSRILDGIYPDTSRIIPTNYKTELTLDTKKLSESIDRAYLLSREEKTNIVRMQTLDNGDVEISSSSSELGKVREELEVIDFKGEPLKISFNSKYMLDVLKVVESEQLVIAFTGMMSPIILRPLDESRSLYVILPYRTTN
- the remB gene encoding extracellular matrix regulator RemB, translating into MYIHLGGEKIIRSSELIAIFDISIEKSSKVSKQFIVHSGQDKRLERIGEEEAKSIVVTKNTVYYSPISSSTLKKRAKILLEI